A region of Saccharococcus thermophilus DNA encodes the following proteins:
- a CDS encoding CoA-binding protein yields the protein MPITNPSREEIREILQKAKRIAVVGLSDNPERESYMVAKAMKDAGYEIIPVNPMIEQWEGIPAVKKLTDIEGHVDIVNVFRRSEHLPEIAREFVQIDADVFWAQLGVVNEEAYEFLKEKGYTVVMDRCIKVEHALTKQR from the coding sequence ATGCCAATTACAAATCCAAGCCGAGAAGAAATCCGAGAAATTTTGCAAAAAGCAAAACGTATCGCCGTCGTTGGATTATCCGACAACCCGGAACGGGAGTCATACATGGTCGCGAAAGCGATGAAAGACGCGGGTTATGAAATCATCCCGGTCAATCCGATGATTGAACAGTGGGAGGGAATTCCAGCCGTTAAAAAGCTGACCGATATTGAAGGACATGTTGACATTGTCAACGTCTTCCGCCGTTCCGAACATTTGCCGGAAATCGCCCGCGAATTTGTCCAAATTGACGCTGACGTCTTTTGGGCACAGCTTGGCGTCGTCAATGAAGAAGCCTATGAATTTTTAAAAGAAAAAGGCTATACGGTAGTGATGGACCGCTGCATTAAAGTTGAACATGCGCTGACGAAGCAGCGGTAA
- the parE gene encoding DNA topoisomerase IV subunit B, whose translation MTKQSLYEYNDDAIQVLEGLEAVRKRPGMYIGSTDSRGLHHLVYEIVDNSVDEALAGYGNYILVQIHKDNSITVLDEGRGMPTGMHKLGKPTPEVILTVLHAGGKFGQGGYKTSGGLHGVGASVVNALSEWLVVTIHRDGFIYRQRFENGGKPVTTLEKIGTTNKTGTIIQFKPDPTIFSTTTFNYETLSERLRESAFLLKGLKIELVDERTGMRDVFHYENGIEAFVAYLNEDKDVLHPVVYFSGEQNGIEVEFAFQFNDGYSENVLSFVNNVRTKDGGTHEAGAKTAMTRVFNEYARKTGLLKEKDKNLEGTDIREGLSAIVSVRIPEHLLQFEGQTKGKLGTSEARSAVDAIVSEHLTYFLQENPDISTMLIKKAIRAYQAREAARKAREEARNGKKRKGKETVLSGKLTPAQSRNPQKNELYLVEGDSAGGSAKQGRDRRFQAVLPLRGKVINTEKAKLADILKNEEISTIIHAIGGGVGPDFSLEDINYDKIIIMTDADTDGAHIQVLLLTFFYRYMRPLIEAGKVYIALPPLYKVSKGSGKKEIVEYAWTDAQLREITKKFGKGYTVQRYKGLGEMNADQLWETTMNPQTRTLIRVRIEDAARAERRVTTLMGDKVEPRRKWIETHVAFGLEDDPNILDHEYVMLAGGDE comes from the coding sequence GTGACAAAACAATCGCTATATGAATACAACGATGATGCGATTCAAGTGCTAGAAGGGCTGGAGGCGGTGCGCAAGCGGCCGGGGATGTATATCGGCAGCACCGACAGCCGCGGCCTGCATCATCTCGTCTATGAAATTGTCGACAACTCGGTCGACGAAGCGTTGGCAGGGTACGGAAACTATATTCTTGTCCAAATACATAAAGATAACAGCATTACCGTGCTTGATGAAGGACGTGGCATGCCGACGGGGATGCATAAGCTCGGCAAGCCAACGCCGGAAGTGATTTTAACGGTGCTTCACGCCGGCGGCAAGTTTGGACAAGGCGGCTATAAAACGAGCGGCGGCTTGCACGGGGTCGGCGCATCGGTCGTCAACGCCTTGTCGGAATGGCTTGTGGTGACGATTCACCGCGACGGCTTTATTTACCGGCAGCGTTTTGAGAATGGCGGAAAGCCGGTGACGACGCTTGAAAAAATCGGAACGACGAACAAAACAGGGACGATCATTCAATTTAAGCCAGATCCGACGATTTTCAGCACGACGACGTTTAACTATGAGACGTTAAGCGAGCGTCTGCGCGAATCGGCGTTTTTGCTAAAAGGGCTAAAAATCGAGCTTGTGGATGAACGGACCGGGATGCGCGATGTATTCCATTATGAAAATGGGATTGAAGCGTTTGTCGCCTATTTAAACGAAGATAAAGATGTGCTTCATCCAGTCGTTTATTTTTCTGGGGAACAAAACGGTATTGAAGTCGAATTTGCCTTTCAGTTTAACGACGGCTATTCGGAAAACGTGCTGTCGTTTGTCAACAACGTGCGCACGAAGGACGGCGGCACGCATGAAGCGGGTGCCAAGACGGCGATGACGCGCGTCTTTAACGAATATGCGCGCAAGACGGGGCTGTTAAAAGAAAAAGACAAAAACCTAGAAGGCACCGACATTCGTGAAGGGCTGTCGGCAATCGTTTCGGTGAGAATCCCGGAGCACCTGTTACAGTTTGAAGGGCAGACAAAAGGAAAACTAGGGACGAGCGAAGCCCGCTCCGCCGTCGATGCGATCGTATCCGAGCATTTAACGTACTTCTTGCAGGAAAACCCGGACATTAGCACGATGCTGATTAAAAAGGCGATCCGGGCATACCAGGCGCGCGAAGCGGCCCGCAAAGCGCGCGAGGAAGCGCGAAACGGGAAAAAGCGAAAAGGGAAAGAGACGGTGTTAAGCGGAAAATTAACGCCGGCGCAATCGCGCAATCCGCAAAAAAACGAATTGTATTTAGTGGAGGGGGATTCGGCTGGCGGCTCGGCGAAGCAAGGCCGCGACCGTCGCTTCCAAGCGGTGTTGCCGCTGCGAGGAAAGGTGATTAACACCGAAAAAGCGAAGCTCGCTGATATTTTAAAAAATGAAGAAATCAGCACGATTATCCACGCGATCGGCGGGGGAGTCGGACCGGATTTTTCGCTTGAGGACATTAACTATGACAAAATCATTATCATGACGGACGCGGACACGGACGGCGCCCATATTCAAGTGCTGCTGCTGACGTTTTTCTACCGCTATATGCGGCCGCTCATTGAGGCAGGAAAGGTGTATATCGCTCTTCCGCCGCTCTATAAAGTAAGCAAAGGCAGCGGCAAAAAAGAAATCGTTGAGTACGCATGGACCGATGCGCAGTTAAGAGAAATTACGAAGAAATTCGGCAAAGGCTACACGGTGCAGCGCTATAAAGGGCTTGGCGAAATGAACGCCGATCAATTGTGGGAAACGACGATGAACCCACAGACGCGTACCCTCATTCGCGTGCGCATTGAAGATGCGGCCCGAGCGGAGCGCCGCGTCACCACGCTGATGGGCGATAAAGTCGAGCCGCGCCGCAAATGGATTGAAACACATGTGGCGTTTGGGCTCGAGGACGATCCAAATATTTTAGATCATGAATATGTCATGCTAGCAGGAGGGGATGAATGA
- the parC gene encoding DNA topoisomerase IV subunit A codes for MAEKLLDLPLEDVLGDRFGRYSKYIIQERALPDVRDGLKPVQRRILYAMYIDGNTADKPFRKAAKTVGNVIGNFHPHGDSSVYEAMVRMSQDWKLRNVLIEMHGNNGSIDGDPPAAMRYTEARLSTIAAELLRDIDKQTVEFVPNFDDTTKEPVVLPAMFPNLLVNGSTGISAGYATEIPPHPLGEVIDAVLMRIDKPSCTVDELMSVLHGPDFPTGGIIQGKDGIKKAYETGKGKIIIRGKASIEQGKGGKKQIIITELPYEVNKANLVKKIDELRFDKKLDGIADVRDETDRTGLRIVIELKKDADAEGILNYLYKNTDLQVPYNFNMVAIHQRRPKLLSLPELLDAYIEHRKEVVTNRSQYELKKAHERQHIVAGLMKALSILDEVIATIRASRDKRDAKDNLIAKYEFTEAQAEAIVSLQLYRLTNTDITALKQEAEELEKTIQELTTILSEEKKLLSVIKKELKAMKKQYADERRTKIEEEIEEIKINLEVMIPAEDVIVTVTKEGYVKRTSYRSYSASNGQDFGMKESDRLLAQLEMNTTDVLLLFTRRGNYLYCPVYELPDIRWKDVGQHISNLIPLERDDDIVAAVPVKQFDEALSLFFVTKQGMVKRTELAQYKVQRYTRPLVAMNVKDDDEVIQVYMTDGNGSVFFATHYGYGLWFDEAEVNPVGVRAAGVKGIQLKEGDYVVSAHPIANEEKMYLVIATQRGAVKKMPLSEFEKTSRAKRGVVMLRELKTNPHRIVASVLTEGEEETLHIRTETGVVETIAAASLRSSDRYSNGSFIIDSDEAGNVVDMWKAPSKLGKGEME; via the coding sequence ATGGCAGAAAAACTGCTCGATTTGCCGCTCGAGGACGTGCTTGGCGACCGTTTCGGCCGCTACAGCAAATACATTATTCAAGAACGGGCGCTTCCCGATGTGCGTGATGGGTTAAAGCCGGTGCAGCGCCGCATTTTATATGCGATGTACATCGACGGAAACACGGCAGATAAGCCGTTTCGCAAAGCGGCGAAAACGGTCGGTAACGTGATTGGTAACTTTCACCCGCACGGCGACTCGTCCGTCTATGAAGCGATGGTGCGGATGAGCCAGGACTGGAAGCTGCGCAACGTCTTGATAGAAATGCACGGCAACAATGGCAGCATTGATGGCGATCCGCCGGCGGCGATGCGTTACACGGAAGCGCGCCTCTCGACGATCGCCGCTGAATTGCTGCGCGATATTGACAAGCAGACGGTTGAATTTGTGCCAAACTTTGACGATACGACGAAAGAACCGGTGGTGCTGCCGGCGATGTTTCCAAATTTATTGGTGAACGGCTCGACCGGCATTTCGGCCGGATATGCGACCGAAATTCCGCCGCATCCTTTAGGGGAAGTCATTGACGCCGTATTGATGCGGATTGATAAGCCTTCTTGCACGGTCGATGAGCTGATGAGCGTGCTTCACGGTCCCGACTTTCCAACCGGCGGCATTATTCAAGGAAAAGACGGCATTAAAAAAGCGTATGAAACAGGAAAAGGGAAAATCATCATCCGTGGCAAAGCGTCGATTGAACAAGGAAAAGGCGGGAAAAAGCAAATTATCATTACGGAGCTTCCGTATGAAGTGAATAAAGCGAACCTCGTCAAAAAAATCGATGAGCTTCGCTTTGACAAAAAGCTCGACGGCATTGCCGACGTCCGTGACGAAACGGACCGCACCGGGCTGCGCATCGTAATCGAGCTGAAAAAAGACGCCGATGCGGAGGGCATACTAAACTATTTGTATAAAAACACCGATTTGCAAGTGCCGTACAACTTTAATATGGTGGCGATTCATCAGCGCCGGCCGAAGCTGTTAAGCCTTCCAGAACTGCTGGATGCCTACATTGAGCATCGCAAGGAAGTGGTGACGAACCGCTCGCAATATGAGCTGAAAAAAGCGCACGAGCGCCAGCACATCGTCGCTGGCCTGATGAAGGCTTTATCGATTTTAGATGAAGTGATTGCAACGATCCGCGCTTCCCGCGATAAACGCGACGCCAAAGACAATTTAATCGCCAAGTATGAGTTTACCGAAGCGCAAGCGGAAGCGATTGTATCGCTGCAGCTATACCGCTTAACGAACACCGATATTACCGCGCTAAAACAGGAAGCCGAAGAACTAGAAAAGACGATTCAGGAACTGACCACGATTTTAAGCGAGGAAAAAAAGCTGCTTTCTGTCATAAAAAAAGAGCTAAAAGCGATGAAAAAGCAATATGCCGATGAACGGAGAACGAAAATTGAAGAGGAAATTGAAGAAATTAAAATCAACTTGGAAGTGATGATTCCAGCAGAAGATGTCATTGTCACCGTTACGAAAGAAGGATATGTGAAACGAACGAGTTATCGTTCGTACAGCGCATCAAACGGCCAAGATTTCGGCATGAAAGAATCCGACCGGCTTCTTGCCCAGTTGGAAATGAATACGACCGATGTATTATTATTGTTTACTCGCCGCGGAAATTATCTCTATTGTCCGGTTTATGAGCTACCGGATATCCGCTGGAAGGACGTCGGCCAGCACATTTCCAATCTCATTCCGCTTGAACGCGATGATGATATTGTTGCCGCGGTTCCAGTTAAGCAGTTTGACGAAGCGTTAAGTCTCTTTTTTGTCACAAAACAGGGGATGGTAAAACGAACGGAACTGGCACAATATAAAGTGCAGCGCTATACGCGTCCGTTGGTGGCGATGAATGTCAAGGACGATGATGAAGTCATTCAAGTGTATATGACAGATGGAAATGGCAGTGTCTTTTTCGCCACGCACTATGGCTACGGATTATGGTTTGACGAGGCGGAAGTGAATCCGGTTGGCGTGCGTGCCGCCGGCGTGAAAGGAATCCAATTAAAAGAAGGAGATTACGTCGTTTCCGCGCATCCTATTGCGAACGAAGAGAAGATGTATTTAGTCATCGCGACCCAGCGCGGAGCCGTAAAAAAAATGCCGCTTAGCGAATTCGAAAAAACTTCGCGCGCCAAACGCGGCGTTGTTATGCTTCGTGAGTTAAAAACAAATCCGCATCGTATTGTTGCTTCCGTGTTAACGGAAGGCGAGGAGGAGACGCTGCACATTCGCACGGAAACGGGCGTGGTGGAAACGATTGCGGCCGCATCGCTGCGCAGTTCCGATCGTTACAGCAACGGCTCCTTTATCATCGACAGCGATGAAGCCGGAAATGTCGTTGATATGTGGAAGGCGCCATCCAAGTTAGGAAAAGGGGAGATGGAATGA
- a CDS encoding PilZ domain-containing protein yields the protein MRFKRQEPFRYQFGQPLAGSLRVAGIDGKQEEEHSAYIHDLSPHGMKLETLRRIADEHDKTTVEIAFSINNAPLRFFGKIVWEKPFGRTYYYGVRLFVSAEEEEMLIREIKRHAALYRKRK from the coding sequence ATGAGATTTAAGCGTCAAGAGCCGTTTCGCTATCAGTTTGGCCAGCCGCTCGCAGGTTCGTTGCGCGTGGCGGGAATCGACGGGAAACAGGAGGAAGAACACAGCGCTTATATTCATGATCTTAGCCCGCACGGAATGAAGCTGGAAACTTTGCGGCGCATTGCTGATGAGCATGATAAGACGACGGTGGAGATCGCTTTTTCGATTAACAATGCTCCTCTTCGTTTTTTCGGCAAGATCGTTTGGGAGAAGCCGTTCGGGCGAACGTATTATTATGGGGTGCGCTTGTTCGTTTCCGCTGAAGAAGAGGAAATGCTTATTCGTGAAATCAAGCGGCATGCGGCACTTTATCGCAAACGAAAATAA
- a CDS encoding MerR family transcriptional regulator has product MKTYTLREAAKKLGVTARTLKQWEKEFAECVTIPRTQQGARIYTEELLTQFRHIQEWLADGCHKQDIVSKLKQQAQPQTDLETTMIEGEIIDVPRLLRHDTQYIAEQFAERMKEKIVGELKKETTEVLQQAMTEMKSYMSEIQEQSAATKQTVYDSLAEYAKTLQQETEEIHEHLENVVTFLQEEKAKQEQERRQLEEQIMEREKAFRELVLSFRQAAASTSTKRSNKWWKFW; this is encoded by the coding sequence ATGAAGACATATACACTTCGCGAGGCAGCAAAGAAATTGGGGGTCACCGCGCGCACTCTGAAACAGTGGGAAAAAGAATTTGCCGAATGCGTGACCATCCCCCGTACCCAGCAAGGAGCGCGCATTTATACAGAAGAGCTGCTAACGCAGTTTCGCCATATTCAAGAATGGCTGGCGGACGGATGCCATAAACAAGACATTGTTAGCAAACTGAAACAACAGGCACAGCCGCAAACCGACCTAGAAACGACGATGATAGAAGGGGAAATTATTGACGTTCCTCGTCTGTTGCGCCACGACACCCAATACATAGCGGAACAATTTGCGGAACGAATGAAAGAAAAAATCGTCGGAGAGCTGAAAAAAGAAACGACGGAAGTTTTGCAGCAGGCAATGACGGAAATGAAATCCTATATGAGTGAGATTCAGGAACAATCCGCCGCTACGAAACAAACCGTTTATGATTCATTAGCCGAATATGCGAAAACGTTGCAGCAGGAAACGGAAGAAATTCATGAACATCTCGAAAATGTCGTCACGTTTTTACAGGAGGAAAAAGCAAAGCAGGAACAAGAGCGAAGGCAACTCGAAGAACAAATTATGGAGCGGGAAAAAGCGTTTCGCGAACTCGTTCTCTCTTTTCGCCAGGCAGCGGCTAGCACAAGTACGAAACGCTCCAATAAATGGTGGAAATTTTGGTAA
- the treP gene encoding PTS system trehalose-specific EIIBC component, with amino-acid sequence MGAYQQSVEKIVEAVGGKENIIAATHCVMRLRFALKDEGKVDKEALENIDIVKGSFSANGQFQVVIGQGLVDKVYDEMVKVTGISRATKQEIKDAAEANLNPLQRAIKTLADIFIPILPAIVTAGLLMGINNVLTGPGIFYEGKSFVEVHKEWADLASMINLIANTAFVFLPGLIGWSAVTKFGGSPLLGIVLGLMLVHPDLLNAWGWGAAKAKGQIPLWDLFGLKVQKVGYQGQVLPVLVASYVLAKIEQFLRKRIPDAFQLLLVAPLALLITGFLAFIAIGPVTFAIGNAITHLFVTIFHNVPAIGGFLYGALYAPLVVTGMHHTFLPVDLQLIASTGGTFLWPILVMSNIAQGSAALAMMFVAKDEKLKGLSFTSAVSAYLGITEPAMFGVNLRFRYPFLSAMTGAAIAGMFITLNKVIASSIGVGGLPGFLSIVPQKWVPFFIGMAIAIIVPFVLTFVFGKLRKANR; translated from the coding sequence ATGGGGGCATATCAACAATCCGTTGAAAAAATTGTCGAAGCGGTTGGCGGAAAAGAAAATATTATCGCCGCTACCCATTGTGTGATGCGGCTGCGATTCGCGTTGAAAGATGAAGGAAAAGTAGATAAAGAAGCACTAGAAAACATCGATATTGTGAAAGGTTCGTTTTCCGCAAACGGTCAATTTCAAGTTGTAATCGGTCAAGGGTTGGTCGATAAAGTATATGACGAAATGGTTAAAGTAACGGGAATCAGCAGGGCGACCAAGCAAGAAATTAAAGACGCCGCTGAAGCGAATTTAAATCCGTTGCAGCGTGCCATTAAAACATTGGCGGACATTTTTATTCCGATTTTGCCGGCGATCGTGACGGCCGGTTTGCTCATGGGGATTAACAACGTCTTAACAGGCCCAGGCATTTTCTATGAAGGCAAGTCGTTTGTCGAAGTGCATAAAGAATGGGCCGACCTTGCGAGCATGATCAACTTGATTGCCAATACGGCGTTTGTGTTCCTGCCAGGCTTAATCGGCTGGTCAGCGGTGACGAAATTCGGCGGCAGTCCGCTTTTAGGAATTGTTCTCGGTTTAATGCTAGTCCATCCTGATTTGTTAAACGCATGGGGATGGGGAGCAGCGAAAGCAAAAGGGCAAATTCCGCTTTGGGATTTGTTTGGCTTGAAAGTGCAAAAAGTCGGTTACCAGGGCCAAGTGCTGCCGGTGCTTGTCGCGTCTTACGTGCTGGCGAAAATCGAGCAGTTTTTGCGCAAGCGCATCCCGGATGCGTTCCAGTTGCTGCTGGTTGCTCCGCTCGCATTGTTAATTACAGGGTTTTTGGCGTTTATCGCCATTGGACCGGTTACGTTTGCGATCGGTAACGCGATTACGCACTTGTTTGTAACTATTTTCCATAATGTTCCGGCGATCGGTGGCTTTTTATACGGAGCGTTATACGCACCGCTTGTCGTAACGGGAATGCACCATACATTCTTGCCGGTCGACTTGCAGCTGATTGCCAGCACGGGCGGTACGTTCCTCTGGCCGATCCTCGTCATGTCCAACATCGCCCAAGGCTCGGCGGCATTGGCGATGATGTTTGTCGCAAAAGACGAAAAACTAAAAGGTCTTTCCTTTACATCGGCAGTGTCCGCTTATCTTGGCATTACTGAACCGGCCATGTTTGGGGTGAACTTGCGCTTCCGTTATCCTTTCCTTTCCGCGATGACGGGAGCAGCGATTGCCGGAATGTTCATTACGTTAAATAAAGTTATTGCCTCATCGATTGGGGTTGGCGGCTTACCAGGATTTTTATCGATTGTGCCACAAAAATGGGTACCGTTCTTTATCGGCATGGCGATCGCGATCATCGTACCGTTTGTTCTCACGTTTGTATTTGGCAAGCTCCGCAAAGCGAATCGCTAA
- the treC gene encoding alpha,alpha-phosphotrehalase: MEQQPWWKKAVVYQIYPKSFKDTNGDGIGDLQGIIAKLDYLKLLGVDVIWLTPIYKSPQRDNGYDISDYFQIHHEYGTMEDFDRLLEEVHKRGMKLIMDMVVNHTSTEHEWFKQARSSKHSPYRNFYIWRDPKPDGSAPTNWQSKFGGSAWEYDEQTGQYYLHLFDVTQADLNWENEELRRRIYDMMHFWFQKGVDGFRLDVINLLSKDQRFPDDDGSVPPGDGRKFYTDGPRIHEFLQEMNREVFSKYDIMTVGEMSSTTIDHCIKYTNPKRRELNMTFNFHHLKVDYPNGEKWAVADFDFLALKRILSEWQVKMHEGGGWNALFWCNHDQPRIVSRYGDDGKYHKESAKMLATVIHLMQGTPYIYQGEEIGMTDPKFERIDDYRDVESLNMYRILKEQGKSEQEVLEILKRKSRDNSRTPMQWDDSEHAGFTTGTPWIRVADNYKQINVKQALEDPTSIFYHYQRLIQLRKQYDIITTGDYQLLLADHPQIFAYLRNGKNEKLLVVNNFYGKETTFVLPDDVEVDGYAGEILLSNYVDSPREFRTIQLRPYESIVYYLSKS; the protein is encoded by the coding sequence ATGGAACAGCAGCCATGGTGGAAAAAAGCGGTTGTGTATCAAATTTATCCGAAAAGCTTTAAAGATACAAACGGTGACGGAATCGGCGATTTGCAAGGGATCATCGCGAAACTCGATTATTTAAAGTTGCTTGGCGTTGATGTCATTTGGCTGACGCCGATCTACAAGTCCCCGCAGCGCGATAATGGCTATGACATTAGCGACTATTTTCAAATTCATCATGAATACGGGACGATGGAAGACTTTGACCGCTTGCTAGAAGAAGTGCACAAACGCGGCATGAAGCTGATCATGGATATGGTCGTCAATCATACATCGACGGAGCATGAATGGTTCAAACAGGCGCGTTCGTCGAAACACAGTCCGTACCGAAACTTTTACATTTGGCGCGATCCGAAGCCGGATGGAAGCGCGCCGACGAACTGGCAGTCGAAGTTCGGCGGTTCGGCGTGGGAATATGATGAACAAACCGGACAGTATTATTTGCATTTATTTGACGTGACGCAGGCGGATTTAAACTGGGAAAACGAAGAATTGCGCCGCCGCATTTACGACATGATGCATTTTTGGTTCCAAAAAGGCGTGGACGGGTTCCGGTTGGATGTCATTAATTTGCTTTCGAAAGACCAGCGCTTCCCTGATGATGACGGCTCGGTGCCGCCGGGGGACGGCCGCAAATTTTACACGGATGGGCCGCGCATTCATGAGTTTTTGCAAGAAATGAACCGCGAAGTATTTTCGAAATACGATATTATGACGGTCGGCGAAATGTCATCCACTACGATTGACCATTGCATTAAATATACCAACCCGAAGCGCCGCGAGCTGAACATGACGTTTAACTTCCATCATTTAAAAGTCGATTATCCGAACGGGGAAAAATGGGCGGTTGCCGATTTCGATTTTCTTGCCTTAAAGCGAATTTTGTCGGAATGGCAAGTCAAAATGCACGAAGGCGGGGGCTGGAATGCGCTCTTTTGGTGCAACCACGACCAGCCGCGCATTGTATCGCGGTACGGCGATGACGGGAAATATCATAAAGAATCGGCGAAAATGCTCGCGACTGTCATTCATCTGATGCAAGGAACGCCATATATTTACCAAGGCGAAGAAATCGGCATGACCGATCCGAAATTTGAGCGCATTGACGATTACCGTGATGTCGAGTCGCTCAATATGTACCGCATTTTAAAAGAACAAGGAAAAAGCGAACAAGAAGTGCTGGAAATTTTAAAACGAAAATCGCGCGACAATTCGCGGACACCGATGCAATGGGATGACAGCGAGCATGCCGGGTTTACAACCGGCACCCCTTGGATCCGCGTTGCCGACAACTATAAGCAAATTAATGTCAAACAAGCGCTCGAGGACCCGACGTCGATTTTCTACCATTATCAGCGGCTGATTCAGCTTCGCAAACAATATGACATCATTACGACAGGAGACTATCAGCTATTGCTTGCCGACCACCCGCAAATTTTTGCTTATTTGCGCAATGGTAAAAACGAAAAATTGCTTGTCGTCAACAATTTTTACGGCAAAGAAACGACGTTTGTCCTGCCGGATGACGTAGAAGTCGACGGTTATGCGGGCGAAATATTGCTTTCGAACTACGTTGATTCACCACGCGAGTTTCGCACGATTCAACTTCGTCCGTATGAATCGATAGTTTATTACTTAAGTAAATCGTGA
- the treR gene encoding trehalose operon repressor — MHENKYLAIYHDLVGKIRQGHWKPYDKLPSEHELVGYYHTSRETIRKALNLLSEHGYIQKMKGKGSIVLDVGKYNFPVSGLVSFKELAQNMKQPVRTIVHELEVIKPDSYLKQQLQAAGRDEIWKVVRSREIEGERIILDKDFFLKKYVPTLTKEICEDSIYEYLEKKLKLNISFAKKEMFVDRVSEEDRKYLDLNGYDHVVVVKNFVYLNDATLFQYTESRHRLDKFRFVDFARRK, encoded by the coding sequence ATGCATGAAAATAAATATTTAGCGATTTATCACGATCTTGTCGGAAAAATCCGCCAAGGCCATTGGAAGCCATATGACAAACTGCCGTCCGAACATGAACTTGTCGGGTATTATCATACATCGCGGGAAACGATTCGCAAGGCGCTCAATCTGCTTTCCGAGCATGGCTATATTCAAAAAATGAAAGGAAAAGGCTCGATTGTTTTAGATGTCGGAAAGTACAATTTTCCTGTCTCTGGGCTTGTCAGTTTTAAAGAACTGGCACAGAACATGAAACAGCCGGTGCGAACGATTGTTCATGAGCTGGAAGTGATCAAACCCGATTCGTACTTAAAGCAACAGCTGCAGGCGGCAGGCAGAGACGAAATATGGAAAGTCGTCCGTTCGCGTGAAATCGAAGGGGAACGCATTATTTTAGACAAAGACTTTTTTCTGAAAAAGTACGTTCCGACGCTGACGAAAGAAATATGCGAAGATTCCATTTATGAATATTTAGAGAAAAAGCTGAAATTAAACATTAGTTTCGCGAAAAAAGAAATGTTTGTGGATCGAGTAAGTGAGGAAGATCGGAAATATTTAGATTTAAACGGCTATGATCATGTTGTCGTTGTCAAAAACTTCGTTTATTTAAATGACGCGACATTGTTTCAATATACCGAGTCGCGGCACCGACTTGATAAATTCCGCTTTGTCGATTTTGCGCGACGGAAGTAA